TGACTCCTCGGACGCCGAGTCGGGAAGTTAAAAAACTTCAAACCAAGGAACCTTCACCTGATTTAGAATTGTCTTCACTATGGATCAAACAGAGTCTAATCAAATGACTTGGAAATGTTTTGCTTTCTAGGTCCACAGCTATAGCCTGTTCAGATTAACATTGAAAGACGAACTTTTCAAACAATCATAACTCATCTTCAAATTCTTGTGCAGCTTGGCCTCTGCAGGATATAGTCTTCAATCTCAGCTGGCGATATAAATTTTGTTCGAATTATACCCGTTTTGAGAAGCAGAAGAAATTGGGTCCAAAAAACTTTTATCATTAATATAACGAAATGATATTGCccgaaaaaattcataatcgCACAACATTGTTTCGATGGAAACTCACCTAAGCTATCAAGTAAACATCACATTTCCTGGACAGCATCTATCAATCTCCTGCTCTCCCAGTCCTCGTACATTTCTATATCCACACCtcaatttgaagaagaaatttACATTGGGAACCCGtataaaaacaaaacaaattcATCAAGGACAATCGAAGGTAAACAAGAAGGGCAAAAAACACTCGTCCATGTGAACTAGAGCCTAGAAGAGTTTGGGTCTGAGTCTCTCCCATCCTCTAGAGTCGAAGGGGTCTTCGAATTCCATATAAGCCTGCATTTCCTGAATTACACAAAAAGCAGAACAAATGTCATCAGACTCTTAATAAAgtagaatatttcttttttcctccctATAAAGGAGATCCTGTCTAATGAAAAGAGGATTACGAGTTTAGGTCTTCAGCCACACTCTTGATATCGCTGGACCATAGTACGGGATCCATATTCTTTGGCAAGGAATCTTGTTGTTGGCTTCTCTCTCTTAGCCACTGCTCTGCTCGATCACACTCATTAATTATCTGAAACATTTAACAGCCATGAGACGATTCAGAGCTATCTCAGCAGACAAAAGTTCACGAAGTCAATACTATACCAAGTCTCTATGCTCTGGTGGAAGTGAATTCGCGGACATTCTGTACTCTACTATGCAGTTCAGTAGGTCTCTTGTCGCCTGTGCTCTGGCTTCTTCGTCCTTGAACCGGTTCTCGATTGGATCAACCAACTGATGTAAATAATCGAAAGGAAGGTTAGCACTTAGAAGGAAAGGAACGGATAATATCAAGTTTCCAGGCGAGAGAATAAAAAAGCTCACCTTCTTTAGGTCTTTTAGCTTTGAATTGTAAGCATTTTCAGTTTCATCATCGCCTTCATCGTATAGCCAATCCTCTGTCTGCTGCAGGCTCCTTGAGATTCCCTCCCTCTCAGAATTGCTTGCAAAACTCCGGTACGTGTTCAGAAGCTATTAACATGTATATTCATACTTCAGACTTTTAGAGATTGGATGTTAAGATAGAAGTAAGAGAGTACTCATCTGGGCCAGGAAAGAATGGAAGCAGCAAGGAACAGAATCATCATATTAAATTATCCCATTTTCAGTATTCTAAACCGTTATATTTCCTTTCCATTCCTTCGTAACAGATGTGGGTAAGCTATATTGGTAATAGGTAGAAAGGAATGTGAAAGAATCACAGTAAGAGGGTTCACACCATACATTTACCTATGCAGTGATATGaagatttttcattatttggGAATACCAAATATCCATTACCATGGGACTGGTGGGCCTTTTAAACTATGAAGCATAGACAAACAAACTTGATAAGGAAAAGGAAGATACACATTCTATGGTTTTGGTTCGAACTTAAATGGTACCTTGTTCCGTGTCTCATAAACATAAGACTCCAAAGcatttttcctctctttgGTCTGTTCTATGATCCTGTCCTGTTCAGCCAACTGAGCTTCTTTCTCTTTAAATTCAGCGAGATCAGCCTCACTAATCCCACCATCTCTTTTCTCGTTGACTGGTACTTCAAGCTTCCTCattgctctctctcttctaGTGCCATGATCCTGCTATAAAGCAATCGTTCCAAATGATATTCGCTCAAAGATAACCAAATAGACACTTTCACTGAATAGGCAAATTTAACTGAACAAATCTCATTCATGCAGGAACTTCTGCTCATCGATAAATTTCCCTAGACAAGCTTTTAAGATCTGGTTATTGACACATCTAAGTTGCTTTTCGTACCCAATTGGCAGAGAGCCCTCAAGTTTTTCTTACAAAAGGTAACATTTTTTACTGTGGACAAATACTGTGGAAATTTGACTTACAGAAGCATGTGAAGTAGAGGTGCCGTTTTCAAGGCCATGTTGATCATTAGCAGAAGTGGTGTCTGAATAGACTCTTTCTGCATTTTGACAAGTATCTTCACCGGCAACTGAGGTGTGTGCATTATCCTCTGCTAACTGTAACAACGACAGTTATACAATATTGCTGAATAAGAGTCtccaaaagaaagagagaaggaagCTGATAGGGTTATGACACCCTCACCATTGCTGAATCAACACCGACAATGCCATGAAGGTTCAATTGAACTCTGACTTTAACCTTTGTCTTCTCCCCATGCGAACCTTTGAATGGGCCAATCTGCAGAAAATAGAACCTCTAAATCATAATAAACCATTTCAAGATTCAATCTTCAGGGTAGCATAAGGCAGTGACCACCATTACATAAGAGCGTAAAACTACAATGATATGATATTAACTTTATATGTTAATCCTAAATAGATTCTCGTGGTAATCCACAACCAGTGGTGCATTTCATTTATGAAAGAGGTGGCCATCCAGGGAACAAATTAAGAAGTCAGTCATTCATTCCTCAAATATGGCCTAATGCAAAGAGaacatttaataattaattccaAGAATTTGTGAACTGAAATTTCATGTGAAGCATACCATGAAAGAACCAATTTTTGCAGATGTGCCAGAAGGTAGCTCGTCGGCATTAGCATAAAATGCTTCCAAATAGAACAAGCTACTCCTCTGAAGAGTCAGAAATTTTACAATCGGGAAAGGCTGGCCTCTAGGGAACAGCACAGCATTTGATCCGGCAGAAATCACACTGTCGTTCGTGGAGAACCCGATAGAAAAAGGGATTGAATCCTGCACCTGCAAATGTATAAGCTCACTATAATTTGACCATGATATTGCAAGAAGCAATCCGTATTTAGAAAGAAGGAATGGAAAGCAAGCAAATAGcgttatatataatattggaTTTCATTGCTTCCATCCCTACTCCTTTGCACCAAATATGACCTCATAATCCAAATACTACTATATATACCTCATACTCTCTGACCCGGAAAACAGGGCTAAGCATCGCGCATTGAAGGGCACATCCACGAGCCACACACTCGCTTGCATTCAAAGTTCTGCGTGGTTCTCTTTCAAAGAGAGAGGCCAACATTCTAGTAATAGCTGGAATTCTTGATCCTGATCCTACGAGCTCAACTGAATGGATCCTCTCCAAAGATAACCTCGAATCAGCTACAGCCTTCTTACAGGGAATTGCAATCCTCTCCAGCAACCCCGATGCGAGCTTCTCGAACTCCTCCCTCTTAATATTCCCCTTGACGTCCTTCTCATCCATTAAACATTCGATGTTTAGAGGCGCCTCAGCATTTGCACTTAGAACCTTTTTCAGCTTCTCGCAGGCTGCCCTTAGCCTCATTGAAGCCTTCGCGTTAGAGTAGACATCTATATGATACTGCTGTTTGAATTGCGCAGCAAAATGTGTGAATAAAACCTCGTCAAAGTCCCTTCCCCCTAAGTTACAGTCAAAGCAATGAGAGAGGATTTTCATCTGCCCCGACTCAAATGAAGCAATACACACTTGAGTATCGCAGTGGCCAATGTCCACAAATGCAACATATGTGGGGCCCCTGTTGGAGAAATCAGTCTTATAGATTCCATAACTGAGGGCAGTCGCAGTACAATCATGAATCAATCTCAAGGGCTTAAGACCAGCAATTGATGCGGCATTCAGATAAGCTACCCTCTGCGAGTCCGTGAAGTAAGAGGGTACCCCAATGACGCAATCAGAAACAGGCATTTCCAAATTCTTCTCTGTGACTTCCCTCAAATGGGCGAACAACATTGCCATAATCTGCACTGCGGTGAATGTGTGGGTCCCCCCTGCGTATTTTATTCTAACCAAAACTCCACCATCTGATCCCTCGCAGGTTTCAATGGGAAGCATTCTGAGGTCTCTCTGAACATCTGGGTCCGCAAATCTGCGCCCTATCAGTCTCTTCAGCTGAGAAATTGTCGATTTGGGGTTCATCATAGCAGAAGCCGCACCAGCCGAGCCCAGAAACCGCTGTTTCTCCCCGAAACAGACAATTGCCGCAGTTTCACGTTTGGACTCATCGTTCAATAAGACATCGATGCCCCTCTGCTTAACGGCGGCAACGACACAATTTTCGTTCCCTATATCAAACCCA
Above is a window of Punica granatum isolate Tunisia-2019 chromosome 7, ASM765513v2, whole genome shotgun sequence DNA encoding:
- the LOC116214094 gene encoding heat shock 70 kDa protein 16 isoform X1, which encodes MSVVGFDIGNENCVVAAVKQRGIDVLLNDESKRETAAIVCFGEKQRFLGSAGAASAMMNPKSTISQLKRLIGRRFADPDVQRDLRMLPIETCEGSDGGVLVRIKYAGGTHTFTAVQIMAMLFAHLREVTEKNLEMPVSDCVIGVPSYFTDSQRVAYLNAASIAGLKPLRLIHDCTATALSYGIYKTDFSNRGPTYVAFVDIGHCDTQVCIASFESGQMKILSHCFDCNLGGRDFDEVLFTHFAAQFKQQYHIDVYSNAKASMRLRAACEKLKKVLSANAEAPLNIECLMDEKDVKGNIKREEFEKLASGLLERIAIPCKKAVADSRLSLERIHSVELVGSGSRIPAITRMLASLFEREPRRTLNASECVARGCALQCAMLSPVFRVREYEVQDSIPFSIGFSTNDSVISAGSNAVLFPRGQPFPIVKFLTLQRSSLFYLEAFYANADELPSGTSAKIGSFMIGPFKGSHGEKTKVKVRVQLNLHGIVGVDSAMLAEDNAHTSVAGEDTCQNAERVYSDTTSANDQHGLENGTSTSHASQDHGTRRERAMRKLEVPVNEKRDGGISEADLAEFKEKEAQLAEQDRIIEQTKERKNALESYVYETRNKLLNTYRSFASNSEREGISRSLQQTEDWLYDEGDDETENAYNSKLKDLKKLVDPIENRFKDEEARAQATRDLLNCIVEYRMSANSLPPEHRDLIINECDRAEQWLRERSQQQDSLPKNMDPVLWSSDIKSVAEDLNSKCRLIWNSKTPSTLEDGRDSDPNSSRL
- the LOC116214094 gene encoding heat shock 70 kDa protein 16 isoform X2, which gives rise to MSVVGFDIGNENCVVAAVKQRGIDVLLNDESKRETAAIVCFGEKQRFLGSAGAASAMMNPKSTISQLKRLIGRRFADPDVQRDLRMLPIETCEGSDGGVLVRIKYAGGTHTFTAVQIMAMLFAHLREVTEKNLEMPVSDCVIGVPSYFTDSQRVAYLNAASIAGLKPLRLIHDCTATALSYGIYKTDFSNRGPTYVAFVDIGHCDTQVCIASFESGQMKILSHCFDCNLGGRDFDEVLFTHFAAQFKQQYHIDVYSNAKASMRLRAACEKLKKVLSANAEAPLNIECLMDEKDVKGNIKREEFEKLASGLLERIAIPCKKAVADSRLSLERIHSVELVGSGSRIPAITRMLASLFEREPRRTLNASECVARGCALQCAMLSPVFRVREYEVQDSIPFSIGFSTNDSVISAGSNAVLFPRGQPFPIVKFLTLQRSSLFYLEAFYANADELPSGTSAKIGSFMIGPFKGSHGEKTKVKVRVQLNLHGIVGVDSAMLAEDNAHTSVAGEDTCQNAERVYSDTTSANDQHGLENGTSTSHASDHGTRRERAMRKLEVPVNEKRDGGISEADLAEFKEKEAQLAEQDRIIEQTKERKNALESYVYETRNKLLNTYRSFASNSEREGISRSLQQTEDWLYDEGDDETENAYNSKLKDLKKLVDPIENRFKDEEARAQATRDLLNCIVEYRMSANSLPPEHRDLIINECDRAEQWLRERSQQQDSLPKNMDPVLWSSDIKSVAEDLNSKCRLIWNSKTPSTLEDGRDSDPNSSRL